From the Kitasatospora viridis genome, one window contains:
- a CDS encoding phage tail tube protein produces MATRRIEARGWSVQIAVGATPTWTPVAGLKSLTYNPGDKATQTDATDFDSQGQYEEVVLQRGATMKLDGTRRIDPATGLPDPGQGALDALAQGLGDTSTGQIRFRYRTETQWRVWTVTATAAEQGGATNDLSKWGMVLTRCGAETYVSAP; encoded by the coding sequence TTGGCCACTCGCAGGATCGAGGCCCGCGGCTGGTCCGTCCAGATCGCCGTCGGCGCCACCCCCACCTGGACCCCGGTGGCCGGCCTCAAGTCGCTGACCTACAACCCCGGCGACAAGGCAACCCAGACCGACGCCACCGACTTCGACAGCCAGGGCCAGTACGAGGAGGTCGTCCTCCAACGCGGCGCCACCATGAAGTTGGACGGGACGCGCCGGATCGACCCGGCCACCGGGCTTCCGGACCCCGGTCAGGGCGCCCTGGACGCGCTCGCGCAGGGCCTCGGCGACACCAGCACCGGCCAGATCCGGTTCCGGTACCGCACCGAGACGCAGTGGCGCGTGTGGACCGTCACCGCGACCGCGGCAGAGCAGGGCGGCGCGACGAACGACCTGTCCAAGTGGGGCATGGTGCTGACCCGCTGCGGTGCCGAGACGTACGTGAGTGCCCCGTGA
- a CDS encoding minor capsid protein produces MTDPLDGIAQYLAGLGLLTYDPTGASGDTFIDSMPPAPDAAVALTLYGSGEPDPLAAEDEVSLQVRIRGGPDPRVSRRRSQAVYSVLHGASGLALPDGTWLVLAIAQQTPTALGIDQNGRHEHVVNYRLTVTNPTVNRS; encoded by the coding sequence GTGACGGACCCGCTCGACGGCATCGCCCAGTACCTCGCCGGGCTCGGGCTGCTCACCTACGACCCGACCGGCGCCAGCGGCGACACCTTCATCGACAGCATGCCGCCGGCCCCGGACGCGGCCGTCGCGCTCACCCTGTACGGCTCCGGTGAGCCGGACCCGCTGGCCGCCGAGGACGAGGTCAGCCTCCAGGTCCGTATCCGCGGCGGCCCGGATCCGCGCGTCTCCCGCCGGCGATCCCAGGCCGTCTACAGCGTGCTGCACGGCGCCAGCGGCCTTGCGCTGCCGGACGGCACCTGGCTGGTGCTGGCCATCGCCCAGCAGACCCCTACCGCGCTCGGAATCGACCAGAACGGCCGACACGAGCACGTTGTCAACTACCGCCTCACCGTGACGAATCCGACGGTGAACCGCAGCTAA
- a CDS encoding minor capsid protein yields the protein MTLGTTFRWDGDRWLAAAREAAARGLELGLEHVLTQANQLVPLEEGTLERSGKVSMDTANLTGAVSYDTVYAVRQHEELSWKHAPGRQAKYLEQPFNSESAVVLEMIAAQIRRTGAEGNLQ from the coding sequence GTGACGCTGGGCACCACTTTTCGATGGGATGGCGACCGCTGGCTGGCCGCTGCCCGAGAAGCCGCCGCGCGTGGCCTGGAACTCGGCCTGGAGCACGTCCTCACGCAGGCCAACCAGCTCGTCCCGCTGGAGGAGGGCACGCTGGAGCGCTCCGGCAAGGTCAGCATGGACACCGCCAACCTGACCGGCGCCGTGTCCTACGACACGGTGTATGCGGTCCGCCAGCATGAAGAGCTGAGCTGGAAGCACGCCCCGGGTCGGCAGGCCAAGTACCTGGAGCAGCCGTTCAACTCGGAATCCGCGGTGGTGCTGGAGATGATCGCCGCCCAGATCCGCCGCACCGGCGCTGAGGGCAACCTCCAGTGA
- a CDS encoding major capsid protein, whose amino-acid sequence MPVTLAQAAINTLNDIDFAVIDNLRRYSWFLDQIVWDDSVTPGTGGGTLTYGYTRLTTARGAAFRDYNSEYTADQAVRARFTVDLKPLGGSFNIDRTLARLGPAATNEVAFQSQQLLTSLRTMAQQQYIRGDSSTDGGFDGLNKILAGTNTEYLPINNGTPTGYLDWSPATINSQPLAQAALDQLDSWLSMIVPSHTGGGDQGMPGALPPGVKAILGNTQSITRIRALARWAAMYTSVKDDLGRQIESYGQWVLVDMGDTATGTGPIIPVQALDADGAGAGGIITGLTDIYAVSFGLDALCGAALAGQPLVNTYMPDFTLPGAVKSGEIEMGPIAGVVKNTRACGVLRNVKVI is encoded by the coding sequence GTGCCCGTCACGCTCGCCCAGGCGGCGATCAACACCCTCAACGACATCGACTTCGCGGTGATCGACAACCTGCGCCGCTACAGCTGGTTCCTCGACCAGATCGTGTGGGACGACTCCGTCACCCCGGGCACCGGCGGCGGCACCCTAACCTACGGCTACACCCGGCTGACCACTGCCCGCGGTGCCGCGTTCCGCGACTACAACTCGGAGTACACCGCGGACCAGGCCGTCAGGGCCCGGTTCACCGTCGACCTCAAGCCCCTGGGCGGCAGTTTCAACATCGACCGGACCCTGGCCCGGCTCGGCCCGGCCGCGACCAACGAGGTCGCGTTCCAGTCGCAGCAGTTGCTCACCTCGCTTCGGACGATGGCCCAGCAGCAGTACATCCGTGGCGACTCCAGCACCGACGGCGGCTTCGACGGCCTCAACAAGATCCTCGCTGGCACGAACACCGAGTACCTGCCGATCAACAACGGCACCCCGACCGGGTACCTGGACTGGAGCCCGGCCACGATCAACTCGCAGCCGCTGGCGCAGGCCGCGTTGGACCAGCTCGACTCCTGGCTGTCGATGATCGTGCCCTCGCACACCGGCGGCGGCGACCAGGGCATGCCCGGTGCGCTCCCGCCTGGCGTGAAGGCCATCCTCGGCAACACCCAGTCGATCACCCGGATTCGGGCGCTCGCCCGGTGGGCCGCGATGTACACCAGCGTCAAGGACGACCTCGGCCGCCAGATCGAGTCCTACGGCCAGTGGGTGCTGGTCGACATGGGTGACACCGCGACCGGCACCGGCCCGATCATCCCGGTCCAGGCCCTGGACGCCGACGGCGCCGGCGCCGGCGGTATCATCACCGGCCTGACCGACATCTATGCCGTCAGCTTCGGCCTCGATGCGCTGTGCGGCGCGGCGCTGGCCGGCCAGCCGCTGGTCAACACCTACATGCCCGACTTCACGCTGCCCGGCGCGGTCAAGTCCGGCGAGATCGAGATGGGGCCGATCGCTGGCGTCGTCAAGAACACCCGCGCCTGCGGCGTCCTGCGCAACGTGAAGGTGATCTGA
- a CDS encoding Rmf/CrpP fold protein, which produces MEARAEIVRAIAAGQQAARDGQPVTACPHPRGDLLRTAWVRGYAQAAPPPAED; this is translated from the coding sequence GTGGAGGCTCGCGCCGAGATTGTGCGCGCCATCGCCGCTGGCCAGCAGGCCGCCCGCGACGGCCAGCCGGTCACCGCCTGCCCCCACCCCCGCGGCGACCTCCTACGGACCGCCTGGGTGCGCGGCTACGCGCAGGCCGCGCCGCCGCCAGCCGAGGACTAA
- a CDS encoding phage minor capsid protein, translated as MPTSPADATDLAVAVGQVYQDAENALLERLARAVADGIDAPDWVTAKARALGNLITGVQEITAALRDDADGAIASAVRQAYSRGRQAAVAELGLLSEGTRAAADDALPNARAVDRLAAEAVAATRPLYLRILRGIPDVYQTISQRIAGGVLLGVMTRRQAAQRALDQYAAKGITGFTDRAGRNWDMASYAEMAARTVTGRAAITGHADRLEELGQNLVIVSSAPLDCPLCQPWDGEVLTLGGPAGSRTISAEHATQDGRTVNVHVAGSLEEARASGLFHCNCRHNVSAYLPGLTRRPETPPHPGGATYEDTQQQRYLERQVRMWKRRASVAMDDAGRTAANARVRDYQSRIRQLTADKQLSRRSTREQLLTGTVRPAVPLNAARVRVGDATVRRMSDEELGAAIASGHLTSADHATVEAEADRRDHEQLLDRIRPSGRLAADLTGFSDDELGRALPDLTSDQALTVAAEMDRRDTAAGLPGARADLIGLSDHQLGERARHATGDELAALAVEADRREMLGRVFPDGRLATDLSGLDDDTLGWAVRYADPAGAERIAAEIDRRHPIVLPAARGAATVAGQLADRAALDQVLAPLAPVEDWAHLAAPADEHDALDAAARWLADKEAAELANKGAYSREQIRELYAEHVYAQWLDAEDWCRGYLLTKQAEHDGVDPRSLFSGPSHVAYTRASEELRRYWSEVAPRLTLAEYSEQLTGLRSAAADTARKAKSDQHNRF; from the coding sequence GTGCCCACGTCACCCGCTGATGCCACCGACCTGGCCGTAGCAGTCGGCCAGGTCTACCAGGACGCCGAGAACGCCCTCCTGGAACGCCTGGCCCGCGCCGTCGCCGACGGCATCGACGCACCCGACTGGGTCACCGCCAAGGCCCGGGCGCTCGGCAACTTGATCACCGGCGTGCAGGAGATCACCGCCGCGCTGCGGGACGACGCAGACGGAGCGATCGCCTCCGCCGTGCGGCAGGCATACAGCCGCGGCCGGCAGGCAGCCGTTGCCGAGCTCGGCCTACTCTCCGAGGGCACCCGTGCCGCTGCCGACGACGCGCTGCCGAACGCCCGGGCGGTGGATCGACTCGCCGCCGAGGCCGTCGCCGCGACCCGGCCGCTCTACCTACGCATCCTGCGCGGCATCCCCGACGTCTACCAGACCATCAGCCAGCGCATCGCTGGTGGCGTGCTGCTCGGTGTCATGACCCGCCGACAGGCCGCCCAGCGGGCCCTCGACCAGTACGCCGCAAAGGGGATCACCGGGTTCACCGACCGAGCCGGCCGGAACTGGGACATGGCGAGCTACGCCGAGATGGCCGCCCGCACTGTCACTGGCCGAGCCGCGATCACCGGCCACGCCGACCGCCTGGAGGAGCTCGGCCAGAACCTGGTGATCGTCAGCTCGGCCCCGCTGGACTGCCCGCTGTGCCAGCCCTGGGACGGCGAGGTGCTCACCCTCGGCGGCCCGGCCGGCTCCCGCACCATCAGCGCCGAGCACGCCACCCAGGACGGCCGCACCGTCAACGTGCACGTGGCCGGCAGCCTGGAGGAAGCCCGGGCCAGCGGCTTGTTCCACTGCAACTGCCGGCACAACGTCAGCGCCTACCTGCCCGGTCTCACCCGGCGCCCCGAGACGCCGCCGCATCCCGGTGGCGCGACCTACGAGGACACCCAGCAGCAGCGCTACCTGGAGCGGCAGGTCCGCATGTGGAAGCGTCGCGCGTCCGTCGCGATGGACGACGCCGGACGCACTGCGGCGAACGCGCGCGTGCGGGACTACCAGAGCCGGATCCGCCAGCTCACCGCCGACAAGCAACTGTCCCGCCGGAGCACCCGCGAGCAACTGCTCACCGGCACCGTGCGCCCTGCGGTGCCACTGAACGCCGCCCGGGTGCGCGTGGGCGACGCCACGGTGCGCCGTATGTCCGACGAGGAGCTCGGCGCCGCGATCGCCTCCGGGCACCTCACCAGTGCCGACCACGCGACCGTGGAGGCCGAGGCCGACCGGCGCGACCACGAACAGCTCCTCGATCGGATCCGGCCCAGCGGCCGGCTCGCAGCCGACCTGACCGGGTTCAGCGACGACGAACTCGGCCGGGCGCTGCCCGACCTGACTTCTGATCAGGCCCTGACGGTGGCCGCCGAGATGGACCGCCGCGACACCGCAGCCGGGCTACCTGGCGCCCGAGCGGACCTGATCGGCCTGTCCGACCACCAGCTTGGCGAGCGGGCCCGACACGCCACCGGGGACGAACTGGCCGCGCTCGCGGTCGAGGCCGACCGGCGGGAGATGCTTGGCCGGGTCTTCCCCGATGGCCGGCTCGCCACTGACCTGTCGGGCCTGGATGACGACACGCTTGGCTGGGCCGTGCGGTACGCGGATCCGGCCGGCGCCGAACGGATCGCCGCCGAGATTGACCGCCGACACCCGATCGTGCTGCCGGCCGCACGCGGCGCCGCCACGGTGGCTGGCCAGCTCGCCGACCGTGCCGCGCTCGACCAGGTGCTGGCGCCGCTCGCCCCGGTTGAGGACTGGGCCCACCTCGCTGCCCCGGCCGACGAGCATGACGCCCTCGACGCCGCCGCGCGCTGGCTCGCTGACAAGGAAGCCGCGGAGCTCGCCAACAAGGGCGCGTACAGCCGCGAGCAGATCCGCGAGCTCTACGCCGAGCACGTGTACGCCCAGTGGTTGGACGCCGAGGACTGGTGCCGCGGCTACCTGCTCACCAAGCAGGCCGAGCACGACGGCGTGGATCCGCGGTCGCTGTTCTCCGGACCGTCCCACGTCGCCTACACCCGGGCCTCCGAGGAACTTAGGCGGTATTGGTCAGAAGTCGCTCCCCGCTTGACACTTGCCGAGTACAGTGAGCAGCTGACCGGGCTCCGGTCGGCCGCCGCAGACACCGCGCGCAAGGCCAAGTCCGATCAGCACAACCGATTCTGA
- a CDS encoding phage portal protein has product MPLPDAATVWPPRAPEVTLALGDWGAWYSGDPDRLYEQYLYRGTRTYLNRPSQYRGGLTGRLARWWWGQPTPYGEKRTKTHVPLAGDIARASSDLLFAEPPRLTATSTAAQARIDQLLEEGLHAGLLESGELCAALGGVYLRVVWDQTVRPRPWLSPVAADGAIPDFSYGVLTAVTFWTTLQSDGQHVVRHLERHERGVIYHGVYEGTIDNLGRQVPLTEYPATEPLADQVDADGGINTGAPTVLTAAYIPNMRPARQWRDIPMAAYWGVSDYQGIESLLDALDETYSSWMRDIRLAKARIIAPSQFLTSSGYGPGHGVTFDEDRELYVSMNVPPTSDQGLVLNQFTIRFAEHSATADALIEQAVRMAGYSTATFGEPDGSALTATEVRARQARTLTTRGRKTLYWTPGLGDIIEALLAVEAGPLFNSGVAPERPRIEWQDSVSESPLDLAQTALALDQARSASTETRVRLIHQDWPDDRVQAEVDAINSEAGTSLADPATLGTGGAGLDGPDGS; this is encoded by the coding sequence GTGCCGCTGCCCGACGCCGCTACCGTGTGGCCGCCGCGCGCCCCGGAGGTGACCCTCGCACTGGGCGACTGGGGCGCCTGGTACTCCGGCGACCCGGACCGGCTGTACGAGCAGTACCTGTACCGCGGTACCCGGACCTACCTCAACCGGCCCTCGCAGTACCGCGGGGGACTCACCGGCCGGCTGGCTCGCTGGTGGTGGGGACAACCCACCCCGTACGGCGAGAAGCGCACCAAGACCCACGTTCCGCTGGCTGGCGACATCGCCCGCGCCAGCTCTGACCTGCTGTTCGCCGAGCCCCCACGACTCACCGCCACCAGCACGGCGGCACAGGCCCGGATCGACCAGCTCCTCGAAGAGGGCCTGCACGCTGGCCTGCTGGAATCCGGCGAGCTGTGCGCCGCACTCGGCGGGGTGTACCTGCGGGTGGTCTGGGACCAGACGGTCCGGCCGCGACCGTGGCTCAGCCCGGTAGCTGCCGACGGCGCCATCCCCGACTTCTCGTACGGCGTGCTCACTGCTGTGACGTTCTGGACGACGCTCCAGAGCGACGGCCAGCACGTCGTACGGCACCTGGAGCGGCACGAGCGGGGCGTGATCTACCACGGCGTGTACGAGGGCACCATCGACAACCTCGGCCGCCAAGTCCCGCTGACGGAGTATCCGGCTACCGAGCCGCTGGCTGACCAGGTGGACGCCGACGGCGGCATCAACACGGGCGCCCCGACGGTTCTCACCGCCGCCTACATCCCGAACATGCGGCCGGCCCGACAGTGGCGCGACATCCCGATGGCCGCCTACTGGGGCGTCTCGGACTACCAGGGCATCGAGTCGCTGCTGGACGCGCTGGACGAGACGTACTCCAGCTGGATGCGGGACATCCGGCTCGCCAAGGCGCGCATCATCGCCCCGTCGCAGTTCCTGACCAGCTCCGGGTACGGCCCGGGCCACGGCGTGACGTTCGATGAGGACCGCGAGCTCTACGTCTCGATGAACGTCCCACCGACGTCCGATCAGGGCCTCGTCCTCAACCAGTTCACGATCCGGTTCGCCGAGCACTCGGCGACGGCGGACGCCCTGATCGAACAGGCCGTCAGGATGGCCGGCTACTCGACCGCGACGTTCGGTGAGCCGGACGGCTCCGCGCTGACCGCCACCGAGGTCCGGGCCCGGCAGGCCCGCACGCTGACCACCCGCGGCCGCAAAACGCTCTACTGGACCCCCGGGTTGGGGGACATCATCGAGGCTCTGCTGGCGGTCGAGGCCGGCCCGCTGTTCAACTCCGGCGTGGCGCCGGAACGGCCAAGGATCGAGTGGCAGGACTCCGTCTCGGAGAGCCCCCTCGACCTCGCCCAGACCGCCCTGGCGCTCGATCAGGCCCGCTCCGCGAGCACCGAGACCCGGGTACGGCTGATCCACCAGGACTGGCCGGACGACCGGGTGCAGGCCGAGGTCGACGCGATCAACTCCGAGGCCGGCACCTCGCTGGCCGACCCAGCCACCCTCGGCACCGGTGGTGCTGGCCTCGACGGCCCCGACGGGTCCTGA
- a CDS encoding PBSX family phage terminase large subunit: MLRDVQLPLSRKQITSVVESQHRINAWEGSVRSGKTIASLLRWLIYVATAPTGGELVMVGRTRDSINRNVFAVLTNPDLFGPLARQVHYTNGAATAVILGRIVHVLGANDAQAEPKVRGLTCAGAYVDEATTLPKSFFDQLVARCSVPGARIFCTTNPDNPSHWFRKEYLLRPAETRLRSWHFTLDDNPALDPEYVSALKSTYTGLWYQRFILGRWVQSEGAIYDMWDPSRHIVDTLPAMARWTAVGIDYGTTNPFAALLLGHGIDGRLYVASEYRHDSRATQRQLTDAQYSTAVQKWLGDQRVRPEWLFVDPSAASFMTQLWSDGVTNLAKANNAVVDGIRSVSTALGADLLSVHRSCTGLLDELPGYAWDDTAAAKGEDKPIKKDDHSVDALRYAVHSTAHEWRQLLQQGLDVAA, from the coding sequence ATGCTCCGTGACGTCCAACTGCCGCTGTCCCGCAAGCAGATCACCAGCGTGGTCGAGTCGCAGCACCGGATCAACGCCTGGGAAGGCAGCGTCCGCAGCGGTAAGACGATCGCCTCGCTGTTGCGCTGGCTGATCTACGTCGCCACGGCGCCGACCGGCGGCGAACTGGTGATGGTCGGCAGGACCCGCGACTCGATCAACCGCAACGTCTTCGCCGTCCTCACCAACCCCGACCTGTTCGGGCCGCTCGCCCGGCAGGTGCACTACACCAACGGCGCAGCCACCGCGGTCATCCTCGGCCGAATCGTGCACGTCCTCGGCGCCAACGACGCCCAGGCCGAACCGAAAGTGCGTGGCTTGACCTGCGCCGGCGCGTACGTCGACGAGGCCACCACACTGCCGAAGTCGTTCTTCGACCAGCTGGTGGCTCGCTGCTCCGTGCCCGGCGCGCGCATCTTCTGCACGACCAACCCTGACAACCCCTCGCACTGGTTCCGCAAGGAGTACTTGCTCCGGCCAGCCGAGACCCGGCTGCGCTCCTGGCACTTCACCCTCGACGACAACCCGGCCCTCGACCCTGAGTACGTCTCGGCGCTGAAGTCGACGTACACGGGCCTGTGGTACCAGCGGTTCATCCTCGGCCGGTGGGTGCAGTCCGAGGGCGCGATCTACGACATGTGGGACCCGTCCCGGCACATCGTGGACACCCTGCCGGCCATGGCCCGCTGGACCGCCGTGGGCATCGACTACGGCACCACGAACCCTTTCGCCGCGCTGCTGCTCGGTCACGGTATCGACGGCCGGCTGTACGTCGCCAGCGAGTACCGCCACGACTCACGGGCCACTCAACGGCAGCTGACGGACGCCCAGTACAGCACCGCCGTCCAGAAGTGGCTGGGCGACCAGCGGGTGCGCCCGGAGTGGCTGTTCGTGGACCCGTCCGCTGCCTCGTTCATGACCCAGCTGTGGTCCGACGGCGTCACCAACCTGGCCAAGGCCAACAACGCCGTGGTGGACGGGATCCGCTCCGTCTCCACCGCGCTCGGCGCCGACCTGCTCTCCGTTCACCGCTCCTGCACCGGTCTCCTGGACGAACTCCCCGGCTACGCCTGGGACGACACCGCCGCCGCCAAGGGCGAGGACAAGCCGATCAAGAAGGACGACCACTCCGTGGACGCCCTGCGGTACGCCGTCCACTCCACCGCGCACGAGTGGCGCCAGCTGCTCCAGCAGGGCCTGGACGTCGCCGCCTGA
- a CDS encoding helix-turn-helix domain-containing protein, protein MTAPRPARPVTQDDYDEVRQLHALGLGRNDIARQLDRSGNVVSRLAAEMGLSFARAGEVAVATEVRRQDLAARRMLLAEHLTTDAERLREQLWQPTVVFAFGGKDNDYNEQPVNEPPPSEKRALLSAAGIAIDRSLKLEPGRDDSGADAARSMVGQLMAGLAEVYREQQSEQPAAEGAGDAP, encoded by the coding sequence GTGACCGCGCCGCGGCCGGCCCGGCCGGTCACCCAGGACGACTACGACGAGGTCCGGCAGCTGCACGCGCTCGGCCTGGGCCGCAACGACATCGCCCGCCAGCTCGACCGAAGCGGCAACGTCGTCTCGCGGCTGGCCGCCGAGATGGGCCTCTCGTTCGCCCGGGCCGGCGAAGTGGCCGTTGCCACCGAGGTGCGCCGCCAAGACCTCGCCGCCCGCCGCATGCTGCTCGCCGAGCACCTCACCACGGACGCCGAGCGGCTACGAGAGCAACTCTGGCAGCCCACAGTCGTGTTTGCGTTCGGCGGCAAGGACAACGACTACAACGAGCAGCCGGTCAACGAGCCGCCGCCGAGCGAGAAGCGGGCGCTCCTGTCCGCCGCCGGCATCGCCATCGACCGCTCCCTGAAGCTCGAACCCGGGCGGGACGACTCCGGCGCCGACGCGGCCCGCTCGATGGTCGGCCAGCTGATGGCTGGCCTGGCCGAGGTCTACCGCGAGCAGCAGAGCGAGCAGCCCGCGGCCGAGGGGGCCGGTGATGCTCCGTGA
- a CDS encoding DUF1003 domain-containing protein: MNGPTLGERAADAVTGAFGSWRFLWAQTGFIAVWMAANALPGVPHWDAYPFGLLNLVFSTQAAYAAPLILLSQNRQGDRDRQRSEQDLETDTAAYKLLRRLARHQGLEP, translated from the coding sequence GTGAACGGGCCCACCCTCGGCGAGCGCGCTGCCGACGCCGTGACCGGCGCTTTCGGGAGTTGGCGGTTCCTCTGGGCACAGACCGGGTTCATCGCCGTGTGGATGGCCGCCAACGCACTGCCTGGCGTCCCGCATTGGGACGCCTACCCGTTCGGCCTGCTGAACTTGGTCTTCTCGACTCAGGCCGCCTACGCCGCACCGCTGATCCTCCTGTCGCAGAACCGGCAGGGCGACCGCGACCGGCAGCGCAGCGAGCAGGACCTGGAGACCGACACCGCCGCCTACAAGCTGCTGCGGCGCCTCGCCCGGCACCAGGGCCTGGAGCCGTGA
- a CDS encoding MerR family transcriptional regulator, with amino-acid sequence MQTLLSGPESAALCGVSPVTVRNWKRRGLITPDGLDERGRPLYSQLTIARAEARTRQRASRAAA; translated from the coding sequence GTGCAGACGCTCCTGTCCGGCCCCGAGAGCGCCGCGCTGTGCGGCGTCAGCCCCGTGACAGTCCGCAACTGGAAACGGCGCGGCCTGATCACCCCCGATGGCCTGGACGAGCGCGGCCGGCCGCTGTACTCCCAACTCACCATCGCCAGGGCCGAGGCGCGCACCCGCCAGCGCGCCAGCCGTGCAGCCGCCTGA
- a CDS encoding LuxR C-terminal-related transcriptional regulator has product MQDEYTPDMSLLTHHELLVIALLADGTPFPEIAAIFGIQQESVKRQVRNARRKIGADTEPRWQLVTRAAQEAT; this is encoded by the coding sequence GTGCAGGACGAGTACACGCCCGACATGTCCCTCCTGACGCACCACGAACTGTTGGTCATTGCGCTGCTCGCCGACGGCACGCCGTTCCCGGAGATCGCCGCGATCTTCGGGATCCAGCAGGAGTCGGTCAAGCGGCAGGTGCGTAACGCCCGACGGAAGATCGGTGCCGACACCGAGCCTCGTTGGCAGTTGGTGACCCGAGCGGCCCAAGAGGCGACCTAA